In Nocardia higoensis, the following proteins share a genomic window:
- a CDS encoding GMC oxidoreductase: MSVITRRSVLTGAAAAGVMAAGSWNANGRHAVAARGNQIPVSFEEHRVVVVGSGFGGGVSALRLAQAGVPVTVLERGLRWPTGPNAETFPRASAPDKRLLWYRSSPNLFGTPLLFEPYTGLIEAVPGTNMTVLCASGVGGGSLVYQGMSLQPTEEVFDAHFPAELDWGVLDRVHYPRVARMLGLAVAPDELIAHPNYLSARVFAENVRQAGLPLDKIPMPIDWNFALAELRGEMKPSYTNGDGAMGVNNGGKNSVDVTYIAAAEATGLVTVQTLHEVSDVERAADGRWTVYVNRLDTTGTVLEQKIITAGTLIMAAGSVNTTKLLVRAQATGRIPDLPDALGEGWGTNADRIYVWHNPGAHFGMAQGGPVVYGSKNWEDPQAACTLIQASIPPLQLDPQSTMMVGYGVSRGRGRFDYDAAAGEARLYWPADGDSVIQDNRIGPIAHRIAGPDTTLIDTNAVFPSTWHPLGGACMGTVCDGDGRVLGQRGLYVLDGALMPGNTAACNPSMTIAAVAEHALDNLVAHDVGTVI, translated from the coding sequence ATGTCGGTAATCACGCGCCGCTCCGTGCTGACCGGAGCAGCCGCAGCAGGTGTAATGGCCGCGGGGTCTTGGAATGCCAACGGACGGCACGCCGTCGCCGCTCGCGGCAATCAGATCCCGGTGAGTTTCGAAGAGCATCGTGTCGTCGTGGTGGGATCCGGTTTCGGCGGCGGGGTGAGCGCGCTGCGCCTGGCCCAGGCGGGCGTGCCGGTGACCGTGCTCGAACGCGGCCTGCGCTGGCCGACCGGCCCGAACGCCGAGACCTTCCCGCGCGCTTCCGCGCCGGACAAGCGGCTGCTGTGGTACCGCTCGAGCCCGAACCTGTTCGGCACGCCGTTGCTGTTCGAGCCCTACACCGGCCTCATCGAGGCGGTGCCGGGAACCAACATGACCGTGCTGTGCGCCTCCGGCGTCGGCGGCGGATCGCTGGTGTACCAGGGGATGTCGCTGCAGCCCACCGAAGAGGTGTTCGACGCGCACTTCCCCGCCGAACTCGACTGGGGCGTGCTCGACCGGGTGCACTACCCGCGGGTGGCCCGCATGCTGGGGCTCGCGGTAGCACCCGACGAACTCATCGCACACCCGAACTATCTCTCGGCCAGGGTCTTCGCCGAGAACGTGCGCCAGGCCGGTCTGCCGCTCGACAAGATCCCCATGCCGATCGACTGGAATTTCGCGCTGGCCGAGCTGCGCGGGGAGATGAAGCCCTCCTACACCAACGGCGACGGCGCGATGGGGGTGAACAACGGCGGCAAGAACTCCGTCGACGTCACCTACATCGCCGCCGCCGAGGCGACCGGCCTGGTCACCGTGCAGACGCTGCACGAGGTGTCCGACGTCGAGCGGGCCGCCGACGGGCGCTGGACGGTCTACGTCAACCGCCTCGACACCACCGGCACGGTGCTGGAACAGAAGATCATCACCGCGGGCACGCTGATCATGGCGGCCGGTTCGGTCAACACCACGAAGCTGCTGGTGCGCGCACAGGCGACCGGGCGCATCCCGGATCTGCCCGACGCGCTCGGCGAAGGCTGGGGCACCAATGCCGACCGCATCTACGTCTGGCACAACCCCGGTGCGCATTTCGGTATGGCCCAAGGCGGTCCGGTCGTCTACGGCAGCAAGAACTGGGAGGACCCGCAGGCCGCGTGCACGCTGATCCAGGCGTCCATCCCGCCCCTGCAACTCGACCCGCAGAGCACCATGATGGTCGGCTACGGCGTCAGCCGCGGGCGAGGCCGGTTCGACTACGACGCGGCGGCGGGCGAGGCCAGGCTGTACTGGCCCGCCGACGGTGACTCGGTCATCCAGGACAATCGCATCGGCCCGATAGCGCACCGTATCGCCGGACCCGACACGACGCTGATCGACACCAACGCCGTGTTCCCGTCCACCTGGCATCCGCTCGGCGGCGCCTGCATGGGCACGGTCTGCGACGGCGACGGCCGCGTCCTCGGCCAGCGTGGCCTGTACGTGCTCGACGGCGCGCTCATGCCGGGCAATACCGCGGCGTGCAACCCGTCGATGACGATCGCGGCGGTCGCCGAGCACGCGCTGGACAACCTGGTCGCCCACGACGTCGGCACCGTCATCTGA
- a CDS encoding cutinase family protein has translation MSAGAVGAAPGSCPDLHVVVVPGTWETSHAEPGKGILAGAADGLPGNVRVDYVTYAATAFPWEGEVYGRSKREATDGARGLVADVARQCAGTRFALLGYSQGADAAGDLAAEIGTGLGVVPPDRVGLVGLVADPRRSPTDQLIGPAVPGAGAGGPRLGGFGWLSPVAYTFCVPEDLYCATPDGDFAARIAGLFAQASDPSQFYQLPAGDLLADVVNAGGLGLLHDQLNNSAYEQRKRQIDNFLSSGAHQSYPYYRVAGGETVIGWLRGRLRALT, from the coding sequence ATGAGTGCGGGGGCCGTCGGCGCCGCCCCGGGCTCCTGCCCCGACCTCCATGTCGTGGTCGTACCGGGCACCTGGGAAACCTCCCACGCGGAACCGGGCAAAGGCATCCTCGCGGGCGCCGCCGACGGTCTGCCCGGCAATGTCCGGGTCGACTACGTCACCTACGCGGCGACCGCCTTCCCCTGGGAGGGCGAGGTCTACGGCCGGTCCAAGCGTGAGGCCACCGATGGCGCGCGCGGACTGGTCGCCGACGTCGCCAGGCAATGCGCGGGTACACGTTTCGCGCTGCTCGGTTACAGCCAGGGCGCGGATGCGGCGGGCGACCTCGCGGCCGAGATCGGTACCGGGCTCGGCGTCGTGCCGCCGGACCGGGTCGGGCTGGTGGGTCTGGTCGCCGACCCGCGCCGCTCCCCCACCGACCAGCTGATCGGCCCGGCCGTCCCGGGTGCGGGCGCGGGCGGGCCGCGGCTGGGCGGCTTCGGCTGGCTCAGCCCGGTCGCCTACACCTTCTGTGTCCCGGAGGATCTCTACTGCGCCACCCCGGACGGCGATTTCGCCGCGCGGATCGCCGGACTGTTCGCCCAGGCTTCGGATCCGAGCCAGTTCTACCAACTGCCCGCGGGCGATCTGCTGGCCGACGTGGTCAACGCGGGCGGTCTCGGCCTGCTGCACGACCAGCTGAACAACTCCGCCTACGAGCAGCGCAAGCGTCAGATCGACAATTTCCTGTCCTCCGGTGCGCACCAGAGCTATCCCTACTATCGGGTCGCCGGCGGCGAGACGGTCATCGGCTGGTTGCGCGGCAGACTTCGCGCGCTGACCTGA
- a CDS encoding YaeQ family protein — MALNATVHSFTVGLADLDRGVYDDLELRVARHPSETAEFMLTRLLAYCLEYTEGISFSDGGVSSADQPAVLARDATGALTAWIEVGAPDAERVHRGSKSAERVAIYTHRDPVKVLAQYHGKRIHRAERIPLYSVDRAFVDAAVAVVERRNTATLSVTEGTLYLEINGAAFETVVHEHRLG; from the coding sequence ATGGCACTCAATGCGACTGTTCACAGCTTCACCGTCGGACTCGCCGACCTCGACCGTGGCGTCTATGACGATCTGGAGCTGCGCGTCGCCCGCCACCCTTCGGAGACGGCGGAATTCATGCTCACCCGGCTGCTGGCCTACTGTCTGGAATACACCGAGGGCATCAGCTTCAGCGACGGCGGCGTCTCCTCCGCCGACCAGCCCGCCGTGCTCGCCCGCGACGCCACCGGCGCGCTGACCGCCTGGATCGAGGTCGGCGCGCCCGACGCCGAGCGGGTGCACCGCGGCAGCAAATCCGCTGAGCGCGTGGCCATCTACACCCACCGGGACCCGGTCAAGGTACTCGCCCAGTACCACGGCAAGCGCATCCATCGCGCCGAGCGGATCCCGCTGTACAGCGTCGATCGCGCGTTCGTCGATGCCGCGGTGGCCGTGGTCGAACGCCGCAATACCGCCACCCTGTCGGTCACCGAGGGCACGCTCTATCTGGAGATCAACGGAGCGGCGTTCGAGACGGTGGTGCACGAGCACCGGTTGGGTTAG
- a CDS encoding TetR/AcrR family transcriptional regulator: MSSPRLWRGQTMDDRSADRREQLLAVATEILGTAGASAVTMRAVTRQANLSPRYFYESFHSREALLRAVYDQVEADLMTRIQKLPPTGDLRAGARAVVDLCAQFFEEDARRARILLREPLGDDTLHEHSAARMPSFIRALVPLLGAEAGALVPADDATLAIQATALNGALVALYLDWTDGRLTVERDRLASVAVDIAFALAAVAHRDN; this comes from the coding sequence ATGAGTTCACCGAGACTCTGGCGCGGCCAGACCATGGACGATCGCAGTGCCGACCGGCGTGAGCAGTTGCTCGCGGTCGCCACCGAGATCTTGGGCACCGCCGGTGCGTCCGCGGTGACCATGCGGGCAGTGACACGGCAGGCGAACCTGAGTCCGCGCTACTTCTACGAGAGTTTCCACAGCCGGGAAGCGCTGCTGCGCGCGGTCTACGACCAGGTCGAGGCCGACCTGATGACACGCATCCAGAAGCTGCCACCCACCGGGGACCTGCGGGCGGGCGCGCGCGCGGTCGTCGACCTGTGCGCGCAGTTCTTCGAGGAGGACGCGCGCCGGGCCAGGATCCTGTTGCGCGAGCCGCTCGGCGACGACACCCTGCACGAGCACAGCGCCGCGCGAATGCCCTCGTTCATCCGCGCGCTGGTGCCGCTGCTCGGCGCGGAGGCGGGCGCGCTGGTGCCCGCCGACGACGCCACCCTCGCGATCCAGGCGACCGCGCTGAACGGGGCGTTGGTGGCGCTGTACCTGGACTGGACCGACGGGCGGCTGACCGTCGAACGCGACCGGCTGGCCTCGGTCGCGGTGGACATCGCGTTCGCGCTCGCCGCCGTCGCGCACCGCGACAACTGA
- a CDS encoding TetR/AcrR family transcriptional regulator: MARRRGWGGQPPDNDEEAARRIVDTAVELIARTGSEISIADVAESLGVIRQTVYRYFPSADALMKAAALASVAGFLDRLAAHVAGLDEPVEAMTEGVVFTLTEVRRIPHLGLLLTGAHSSVHSDGITSPEAKAFGLTMIRRFDVDWERYGYDDESLPELVEYILRTMQSFFVSPGSPPREADELRRYLRRWMGSAIIAQSEAIAGDSASR; this comes from the coding sequence GTGGCACGACGACGCGGGTGGGGCGGACAGCCACCGGACAACGACGAGGAGGCCGCGCGCCGCATCGTGGACACCGCCGTCGAACTGATCGCGCGCACCGGCTCGGAGATCAGCATCGCCGACGTGGCCGAATCGCTCGGCGTCATCCGCCAGACCGTCTACCGCTACTTCCCCAGCGCCGACGCCCTGATGAAAGCCGCCGCCCTCGCCTCGGTGGCCGGGTTCCTCGACCGCCTGGCCGCGCATGTCGCCGGGCTGGACGAACCGGTCGAGGCGATGACCGAGGGCGTGGTGTTCACCCTCACCGAGGTCAGGCGCATTCCGCATCTGGGATTGCTGCTGACCGGCGCGCATTCGAGCGTGCACAGCGACGGCATCACCTCGCCGGAGGCGAAAGCCTTCGGGCTCACCATGATCCGGCGTTTCGACGTCGACTGGGAGCGGTACGGCTACGACGACGAGTCGCTGCCCGAACTCGTCGAATACATCCTGCGCACCATGCAGTCGTTCTTCGTCTCCCCCGGCTCGCCGCCGCGCGAGGCCGACGAGCTGCGCCGCTACCTGCGCCGGTGGATGGGCTCGGCGATCATCGCACAGTCCGAGGCGATCGCAGGCGATTCCGCGTCCCGCTAG
- a CDS encoding metal-dependent hydrolase — protein MTDLVVRKMNFAFEDHEVPFLWNPQNPAFSSMANAVSFLAIGFEKMIVNMILQAKPVITDAEVAEEAEAFMRQEGQHSTAHRQHVKGLIRHYPGLQETLDEVIGAFDQLTRDTSLEYRLAYTADLEATFTPVFKLMLDNEAALFRPGDDRVASLFIWHFVEEVEHRSSALIIFDSVVGSDLYRMRQAPSIFKHVLDVIKIASEGFNKHVPLAERKVDAMAMFARYRRAQKLRRWIPGLEPANNGPMLRAFDDLPLREQLVALGGVVRSQMPRHNPAHEKLPALADEWFKRYDAGYDVQRWYTADAAIS, from the coding sequence GTGACCGATCTGGTAGTCCGGAAGATGAATTTCGCGTTCGAGGACCACGAAGTGCCGTTCCTGTGGAATCCGCAGAACCCGGCCTTCTCGAGCATGGCCAACGCCGTGTCGTTCCTGGCCATCGGCTTCGAGAAAATGATCGTGAACATGATCCTGCAGGCCAAGCCGGTGATCACCGATGCGGAGGTCGCCGAGGAGGCCGAAGCGTTCATGCGTCAGGAAGGCCAGCACTCCACCGCGCACCGCCAGCACGTCAAGGGCCTCATCCGGCACTATCCCGGGCTGCAGGAGACCCTCGACGAGGTGATCGGCGCCTTCGATCAGCTCACCCGCGACACCTCGCTGGAATACCGGCTGGCCTACACCGCCGATCTGGAGGCCACCTTCACCCCGGTCTTCAAACTGATGCTCGACAACGAGGCCGCGCTCTTCCGCCCCGGCGACGACCGGGTCGCCTCGCTGTTCATCTGGCACTTCGTCGAGGAGGTCGAGCACCGCAGCTCGGCGCTGATCATCTTCGACTCGGTGGTCGGCAGCGATCTCTACCGGATGCGTCAGGCGCCGTCGATCTTCAAGCACGTGCTCGATGTCATCAAGATCGCCTCCGAGGGCTTCAACAAGCACGTCCCGCTCGCGGAGCGCAAGGTCGACGCGATGGCCATGTTCGCCAGATATCGGCGGGCGCAGAAATTGCGCAGGTGGATCCCGGGGCTGGAGCCCGCGAACAACGGGCCGATGCTGCGCGCCTTCGACGATCTGCCGCTGCGTGAGCAGCTGGTCGCGCTCGGCGGCGTGGTGCGCTCGCAGATGCCCAGACACAATCCGGCGCACGAGAAGCTGCCCGCGCTGGCCGACGAGTGGTTCAAACGGTACGACGCCGGTTACGACGTGCAGCGCTGGTACACCGCCGACGCGGCGATCTCCTGA
- a CDS encoding aminoglycoside phosphotransferase family protein, with protein MNHKLWLLGRSVTVGARMLGEALTRPEARTIDDVPVSGQTITPEWLTAVLCRHTPGARAESFETVGGSVGTSTRVAIRVGYNDVGERAGLPKELFAKTTTAFSQRILLGGGKMIDGETRFFRDFRPLVDMEAPIGYWGAADAGSWRSIALMEDIAATRGAQFIEPNARIGRDQIEDLVRNLARLHRTFWEHPAITELKTTTEALQAYLAAIDMKKRCAVGLVRAAEVVPERLHGRSERLWAGVSAAVDKATGELPHTLLHGDPHIGQTYRTAAGRMGYVDWQVVMRGGWAHDFAYTVNSGCEPEDRRAWDADLLRAYLDELGGLDGAAPSFDDAWTAYRQQSMFAYAAWAFTIGRAFYQPRMQSEQTCLTLLRRITTAIDDHDSLGALGV; from the coding sequence ATGAACCACAAGCTCTGGTTGCTCGGACGGTCGGTGACGGTTGGCGCGCGGATGCTGGGTGAGGCGCTCACCCGGCCCGAGGCGCGCACCATCGACGACGTGCCGGTGTCGGGGCAGACCATCACCCCGGAATGGCTGACCGCTGTGCTGTGCCGGCACACGCCGGGCGCGCGGGCCGAGTCGTTCGAGACCGTCGGCGGCAGCGTCGGCACCTCCACCCGGGTGGCGATCCGGGTCGGCTACAACGACGTCGGTGAGCGGGCCGGACTGCCGAAGGAGCTGTTCGCCAAGACCACCACGGCGTTCTCCCAGCGCATCCTGCTCGGCGGCGGGAAGATGATCGACGGCGAGACCAGGTTCTTCCGCGACTTCCGCCCCCTGGTCGATATGGAGGCGCCGATCGGCTACTGGGGCGCCGCCGATGCGGGCTCGTGGCGCTCGATCGCCCTCATGGAGGACATCGCCGCCACCAGGGGCGCGCAGTTCATCGAGCCCAACGCCAGGATCGGCCGCGACCAGATCGAAGACCTGGTACGCAATCTGGCCCGCCTGCACCGCACGTTCTGGGAGCACCCCGCCATCACCGAGCTCAAGACGACCACGGAAGCGCTGCAGGCCTATCTGGCCGCGATCGACATGAAGAAGCGCTGCGCGGTGGGACTGGTCCGTGCCGCGGAGGTGGTGCCCGAGCGCCTGCACGGCCGTAGCGAACGCCTCTGGGCCGGGGTGTCGGCCGCCGTCGACAAGGCCACCGGCGAACTTCCGCACACGCTGCTGCACGGTGATCCGCATATCGGTCAGACCTACCGCACCGCGGCGGGCCGGATGGGGTACGTGGACTGGCAGGTGGTGATGCGCGGTGGCTGGGCCCACGATTTCGCCTACACCGTCAACTCCGGGTGCGAGCCCGAGGATCGTCGCGCCTGGGATGCCGACCTGCTCCGCGCCTATCTCGACGAGCTGGGCGGTCTCGACGGGGCGGCCCCTTCCTTCGACGACGCCTGGACGGCCTACCGGCAGCAGTCGATGTTCGCCTACGCCGCATGGGCTTTCACCATCGGACGTGCCTTCTACCAGCCGAGGATGCAGTCCGAACAGACCTGCCTGACCCTGCTGCGGCGGATCACCACCGCCATCGACGACCACGACTCCCTCGGCGCGCTCGGCGTGTGA